The following coding sequences lie in one Bacillus rossius redtenbacheri isolate Brsri chromosome 13, Brsri_v3, whole genome shotgun sequence genomic window:
- the LOC134538122 gene encoding tRNA (uracil-5-)-methyltransferase homolog B-like produces MMLNLTNFGSFRTVSCRFSQLRKQLIAPVSSPVTAENQYECLADVMTPLWKLPYSEQLQLKQSWSTSVVKALASKVHSRSKKPGRRKQFTFVTVEEIKKSPVTEAYRNKDEFSIQVGVDGNPKTVGFFIGRPVSGSTVCVGGRHLINLKKRHVLISEAFERYIRGSELPACLHLSDGGHWRNLLVRSTGDGQAMAVVVFHPQLLEPQRVQEEAERVRQFFLEGAGRECGLSSLYFQACRNVRCTHQQAPFALLHGHSHLRERLSGCEFRISPDSFFQVNTEAAQVLYDTVLRLARPGPASSLLDVCCGTGAVSILASRRVRGAVGVDSVPDAVLDARHNAALNSALNTSFVCGRAEKKISQIIESLKLAGDIVAVANPGRSGLHEDAVAALGRCPQIRRLVYVSCKADSPSTMANFLQLITQGQFVLRRIVPVDLFPHTMHTELVMLFER; encoded by the exons ATGATGTTGAACCTAACCAACTTCGGAAGTTTTAGAACTGTATCGTGTAGGTTTTCACAGCTAAGAAAGCAG TTGATTGCTCCTGTCTCGAGCCCTGTGACAGCAGAGAACCAGTATGAGTGTCTCGCAGATGTTATGACTCCGTTGTGGAAGCTGCCGTACTCTGAGCAGCTGCAGCTGAAACAGTCTTGGAGCACATCTGTCGTCAAAGCTCTAGCGAGCAAAGTTCACAGCCGATCAAAAAAACCAGGCAGAAGAAAGCAATTCACATTTGTTACTGTCGAGGAAATTAAGAAATCG CCTGTGACTGAAGCGTATCGCAACAAAGATGAGTTCAGTATTCAAGTCGGGGTGGACGGCAACCCGAAGACGGTTGGGTTCTTCATCGGGAGACCCGTGAGTGGCAGCACTGTGTGTGTGGGAGGCCGACATCTCATTAATTTGAAGAAGAGGCACGTACTTATTTCAGAG GCGTTCGAGCGGTACATCCGCGGCTCGGAGCTGCCGGCCTGCCTCCACCTGAGCGACGGGGGCCACTGGCGCAACCTGCTGGTGCGGTCGACGGGCGACGGCCAGGCGATGGCGGTCGTGGTGTTCCACCCCCAGCTCCTGGAACCCCAGCGGGTGCAGGAGGAGGCGGAGAGGGTGCGGCAGTTCTTCCTGGAGGGAGCGGGCCGGGAGTGCGGCCTGTCCTCCTTGTACTTCCAGGCCTG CCGCAACGTGCGCTGCACGCACCAGCAGGCGCCCTTCGCGCTGCTGCACGGCCACAGCCACCTGAGGGAGCGGCTGTCGGGCTGCGAGTTCCGCATCTCGCCCGACTCCTTCTTCCAGGTGAACACGGAGGCGGCGCAGGTGCTGTACGACACGGTCCTGCGGCTGGCACGGCCCGGGCCCGCCTCCTCCCTGCTGGACGTCTGCTGCGGCACAG GCGCGGTGAGTATCCTGGCCTCCCGGCGCGTGCGCGGAGCCGTGGGCGTGGACTCCGTGCCAGACGCCGTGCTCGACGCTCGGCACAACGCTGCCCTCAACTCCGCACTCAACACCAGCTTCGTGTGTGGCAGGGCAGAGAag AAAATTTCTCAAATAATAGAAAGTCTGAAATTGGCTGGTGACATTGTGGCTGTTGCCAATCCTGGCAGAAGTGGTTTGC ACGAGGACGCGGTGGCTGCCCTGGGCAGGTGCCCGCAGATACGCAGGTTGGTGTACGTGTCCTGCAAGGCGGACAGTCCCAGCACAATGGCCAACTTCCTCCAGCTCATCACCCAGGGCCAGTTCGTGCTCCGCAGGATAGTGCCCGTCGACCTGTTCCCTCACACGATGCACACAGAGTTGGTGATGCTTTTTGAAAGGTGA
- the LOC134538583 gene encoding uncharacterized protein LOC134538583, which yields MRAAAVTVRPSKARPARGAGPGPHARLDVQFHDTVDPQRHAFFSRHLQRRAEGDRDVVVLQDVKDVALFQALAPLPADFLDLFHSPQVDRLLRTLVIYLQCYLHASTLHTRMLVIYLQCYLHASTLPPGAQARVLPPTPL from the exons ATGCGGG CTGCTGCAGTTACGGTCCG GCCCAGCAAGGCCCGGCCCGCCCGGGGCGCGGGCCCGGGGCCCCACGCGAGGCTCGACGTCCAGTTCCACGACACGGTGGACCCGCAGAGGCACGCCTTCTTCTCACGCCACCTGCAGCGCCGCGCCGAGGGCGACCGGGACGTGGTGGTGCTGCAGGACGTCAAGGACGTGGCCCTGTTCCAGGCGCTCGCCCCGTTGCCGGCCGACTTCCTGGACCTGTTCCACAGCCCGCAGGTCGACCGGCTGCTGCGCACGCTCGTCATCTACCTCCAGTGCTACCTGCACGCAAGTACCCTCCACACTCGCATGCTCGTCATCTACCTCCAGTGCTACCTGCATGCAAGTACACTACCTCCAGGGGCGCAGGCAAGGGTATTACCCCCaacccccctctga
- the LOC134538123 gene encoding uncharacterized protein LOC134538123 isoform X2, which translates to MNRRLRLLKEKLRSLRSLAHEARLGACLAELRALVGRDYGALLVGQGGTARHHHMANRLRASDTETDLRLYELLYRACARVAWIALGRQNLGLIEFEVDRLFRTRAFSSAERCSDTCRKFLQRESQKMKLLLAAQFSAEEQLSSLGIPVGILGRQRKDFDAMLVPTDPLYDESVKMFSAMRGMYVLPGDLQCVHLGASESPDALPAAAGESLFEQNQQADERREAAKTLWKSYMRKRMRP; encoded by the exons ATGAACCGCCGGCTGCGGCTCCTGAAGGAGAAGCTGCGCTCGCTGCGAAGCCTCGCCCACGAGGCCCGGCTCGGGGCGTGCCTGGCGGAGCTGCGGGCGCTGGTCGGCCGGGACTACGGGGCGCTGCTGGTGGGGCAGGGGGGAACCGCCCGCCACCACCACATGGCCAACCGCCTCCGCGCGTCCGACACAGAGACGGACCTGCGCCTGTACGAGCTGCTGTACCGCGCGTGCGCCCGGGTCGCGTGGATCGCGCTCGGCCGCCAGAACCTCGGCCTCATAGAGTTCGAGGTGGACCGTCTGTTCAGGACGCGCGCGTTCAGCAGCGCCGAGAGGTGCAGCGACACCTGCCGGAAGTTCTTGCAGAG agAGAGCCAGAAGATGAAACTGCTCCTCGCCGCCCAGTTCTCCGCGGAAGAGCAGCTGTCCTCGCTGGGGATACCCGTGGGGATCCTCGGACGGCAGAGGAAGGACTTTGACGCGATGCTCGTGCCGACAGACCCCTTGTACGACGAGTCAGTCAAAATGTTCTCCGCGATGAGAGGGATGTACGTGCTCCCGGGAGACCTGCAGTGCGTGCACTTGGGTGCTTCCGAGTCCCCCGACGCGCTGCCGGCCGCTGCCGGGGAGTCCTTGTTCGAGCAAAACCAGCAGGCGGACGAAAGGAGAGAGGCTGCAAAGACTCTTTGGAAAAGCTACATGAGGAAGAGGATGAGGCCTTAA
- the LOC134538123 gene encoding protein phosphatase 1 regulatory subunit 36-like isoform X1 — translation MNRRLRLLKEKLRSLRSLAHEARLGACLAELRALVGRDYGALLVGQGGTARHHHMANRLRASDTETDLRLYELLYRACARVAWIALGRQNLGLIEFEVDRLFRTRAFSSAERCSDTCRKFLQRNPDYTSVLLGSGAKKKSKLLTKSPAIQDFMHGVHSCQIFTFSEKNVEKESQKMKLLLAAQFSAEEQLSSLGIPVGILGRQRKDFDAMLVPTDPLYDESVKMFSAMRGMYVLPGDLQCVHLGASESPDALPAAAGESLFEQNQQADERREAAKTLWKSYMRKRMRP, via the exons ATGAACCGCCGGCTGCGGCTCCTGAAGGAGAAGCTGCGCTCGCTGCGAAGCCTCGCCCACGAGGCCCGGCTCGGGGCGTGCCTGGCGGAGCTGCGGGCGCTGGTCGGCCGGGACTACGGGGCGCTGCTGGTGGGGCAGGGGGGAACCGCCCGCCACCACCACATGGCCAACCGCCTCCGCGCGTCCGACACAGAGACGGACCTGCGCCTGTACGAGCTGCTGTACCGCGCGTGCGCCCGGGTCGCGTGGATCGCGCTCGGCCGCCAGAACCTCGGCCTCATAGAGTTCGAGGTGGACCGTCTGTTCAGGACGCGCGCGTTCAGCAGCGCCGAGAGGTGCAGCGACACCTGCCGGAAGTTCTTGCAGAG AAACCCTGACTACACAAGTGTCCTGCTAGGCAGTGGAGCCAAGAAAAAGAGCAAGTTGCTCACGAAGTCGCCCGCTATACAAGATTTCATGCATGGTGTCCACAGCTGCCAAATCTTCACTTTCAgtgaaaaaaatgttgaaaa agAGAGCCAGAAGATGAAACTGCTCCTCGCCGCCCAGTTCTCCGCGGAAGAGCAGCTGTCCTCGCTGGGGATACCCGTGGGGATCCTCGGACGGCAGAGGAAGGACTTTGACGCGATGCTCGTGCCGACAGACCCCTTGTACGACGAGTCAGTCAAAATGTTCTCCGCGATGAGAGGGATGTACGTGCTCCCGGGAGACCTGCAGTGCGTGCACTTGGGTGCTTCCGAGTCCCCCGACGCGCTGCCGGCCGCTGCCGGGGAGTCCTTGTTCGAGCAAAACCAGCAGGCGGACGAAAGGAGAGAGGCTGCAAAGACTCTTTGGAAAAGCTACATGAGGAAGAGGATGAGGCCTTAA